A region of Oryctolagus cuniculus chromosome 3, mOryCun1.1, whole genome shotgun sequence DNA encodes the following proteins:
- the SPOPL gene encoding speckle-type POZ protein-like, translating to MSREPTPPLPGDMSTGPIAESWCYTQVKVVKFSYMWTINNFSFCREEMGEVLKSSTFSSGPNDKMKWCLRVNPKGLDDESKDYLSLYLLLVSCPKSEVRAKFKFSLLNAKREETKAMESQRAYRFVQGKDWGFKKFIRRDFLLDEANGLLPDDKLTLFCEVSVVQDSVNISGHTNTNTLKVPECRLAEDLGDLWENTRFTDCSFFVRGQEFKAHKSVLAARSPVFNAMFEHEMEESKKNRVEINDLDPEVFKEMMRFVYTGKAPNLDKMADNLLAAADKYALERLKVMCEEALCSNLSVENVADTLVLADLHSAEQLKAQAIDFINRCSVLRQLGCKDGKNWNSNQATDIMETSGWKSMIQSHPHLVAEAFRALASAQCPQFGIPRKRLKQS from the exons ATGTCTCGGGAACCTACCCCACCTTTACCTGGAGATATGTCTACTGGtcctatagcagaaagctggtgtTATACACAG GTTAAAGTAGTAAAATTTTCCTACATGTGGACCATTAATAACTTCAGTTTTTGTCGAGAAGAAATGGGTGAAGTGTTAAAAAGTTCAACATTTTCATCTGGCCCAAATGACAAAATGAAATG GTGCCTGAGGGTAAACCCAAAGGGATTAGATGATGAAAGTAAAGACTACTTGTCCTTATATTTGCTTTTAGTCAGCTGCCCCAAAAGTGAAGTTCGAGCAAAATTCAAATTTTCCCTTCTGAACGCTAAAAGGGAAGAAACAAAAGCAATGG AAAGCCAAAGAGCATACCGATTTGTGCAAGGGAAGGACTggggttttaaaaaattcattagaaGGGATTTTTTGCTTGATGAAGCCAATGGTCTTTTACCAGATGACAAGCTTACATTATTTTGTGAG GTGAGTGTGGTCCAGGACTCAGTAAACATATCAGGACATACTAATACAAATACCTTGAAGGTGCCTGAATGTCGACTAGCAGAAGATTTAGGTGATCTCTGGGAAAACACAAGATTTACAGATTGCAGTTTTTTTGTGAGAGGACAAGAATTTAAAGCTCATAAATCTGTACTTGCAG CCCGATCCCCAGTTTTCAATGCAATGTTTGAACATGAAATGGAAGAAAGCAAAAAG AATCGAGTAGAAATAAATGATTTAGACCCTgaggtttttaaagaaatgatgagATTTGTTTACACGGGAAAAGCACCAAATCTTGATAAAATGGCTGACAACTTGTTGGCAGCTGCAGACAAA TATGCACTGGAACGACTGAAGGTCATGTGTGAAGAAGCTTTGTGTAGTAACCTCTCAGTAGAAAATGTTGCTGATACCCTTGTCCTTGCAGATTTGCACAGTGCAGAACAGTTGAAAGCACAAGCCATAGACTTTATTAATAG GTGCAGTGTACTTCGACAGCTTGGGTGTAAAGATGGGAAAAACTGGAACAGCAA tcaaGCAACTGACATAATGGAAACATCAGGGTGGAAGTCCATGATTCAGTCACACCCTCATTTAGTAGCCGAAGCCTTCCGAGCACTGGCGTCTGCACAGTGTCCACAGTTTGGCATTCCTCGCAAACGGCTAAAACAGTCCTGA